The Saccharopolyspora gloriosae genome has a segment encoding these proteins:
- a CDS encoding amino acid ABC transporter ATP-binding protein: protein MILSAMVEVRGARKSFGAVQVLRGVDLAVGEGSVTCVIGPSGSGKSTLLRCINHLEKVDAGRVEVGGALVGYRESGGRLYELPDRVISRQRAEIGMVFQGFHLFGHMTALRNVMEALLGVRRLSKKDAEVRAREALRKVGLAEHAESYPRRLSGGQQQRVAIARALAMEPKVLLFDEPTSALDPQLVGEVLAVMKDLAHGGLTMVVVTHEIDFAREVADSVVFLDDGRVVEVGPPAEVLLAPREPRTREFLTRVL, encoded by the coding sequence ATGATCTTGTCAGCGATGGTCGAGGTGCGCGGAGCGCGCAAGAGCTTCGGAGCGGTGCAGGTGCTGCGCGGGGTCGATCTCGCCGTCGGCGAGGGCTCGGTCACCTGCGTCATCGGTCCCTCCGGTTCCGGCAAGAGCACCCTGCTGCGCTGCATCAACCACCTGGAGAAGGTCGACGCCGGGCGGGTCGAGGTCGGCGGCGCGCTGGTCGGCTACCGGGAGTCCGGCGGCAGGCTCTACGAGCTGCCGGATCGGGTGATCTCCCGGCAGCGCGCCGAGATCGGCATGGTCTTCCAGGGGTTCCACCTGTTCGGGCATATGACCGCGCTGCGCAACGTGATGGAAGCGCTGCTCGGCGTACGTCGACTGTCCAAAAAGGACGCCGAGGTGCGGGCGCGGGAGGCGTTGCGCAAGGTGGGCCTTGCCGAGCACGCCGAGTCGTATCCGCGTCGGCTCTCCGGCGGTCAGCAGCAGCGAGTGGCGATCGCGCGGGCGCTGGCCATGGAGCCGAAGGTGCTGCTGTTCGACGAGCCGACCAGTGCGCTCGACCCGCAACTGGTGGGGGAGGTCCTGGCGGTGATGAAGGACCTCGCGCACGGCGGGCTCACCATGGTCGTGGTGACGCACGAGATCGACTTCGCCAGGGAGGTCGCGGATTCCGTGGTGTTCCTCGACGACGGCCGAGTCGTCGAAGTCGGCCCGCCCGCCGAGGTCCTGCTCGCACCCCGCGAACCCCGAACCCGAGAATTCCTCACCCGCGTCCTCTGA
- a CDS encoding GNAT family N-acetyltransferase: MAGVTENVQADPRAAVLLRRWLAETHTPVAPGPLKVTVGPLRFTTEVTYRSPTGAHGFGPIRVADSGAVADSALLAAACSADARGRATADAPINSEGAGTLLDWLLHAVRTGAVDPLAGNDDVDVLGQGVSSQDEARRWLASHIESTVTPALRNLDGRADLDEVTARLLTRRSLAVIGRFGLRGVADESELLTALAHDLAALAETYPDTERVVRHWLNSATLTDLAVLNGSGLRYLAEGKVAVAPVRYEVSNPLREVSADGVPGVPVPVLDEGWSLRPVALESEDAALVHRWMNEDHVAVNWNQAWSLQRWRDELSSQLGGEHSVPCIVSRDGREVAYVELYRVVRDKLAACYPLHPRDLGVHIAIGEKDAIGRGLGSSLLNAVARGLLAADPECVRVVAEPNVHNGASVAAFGKAGFDRSREVGLPGKNSALMVHTR, from the coding sequence GTGGCAGGTGTGACCGAGAACGTGCAGGCGGATCCGCGGGCCGCGGTGCTGTTGCGAAGGTGGCTGGCGGAGACGCACACGCCGGTCGCGCCGGGACCGTTGAAGGTGACGGTCGGACCGCTCCGGTTCACCACCGAAGTCACCTACCGCTCACCGACGGGCGCGCACGGTTTCGGCCCGATCCGGGTGGCCGATTCCGGTGCCGTCGCGGACTCCGCGCTGCTGGCCGCGGCCTGCTCGGCGGATGCGCGCGGCCGGGCCACCGCTGACGCCCCGATCAACTCTGAAGGGGCGGGAACGCTGCTCGACTGGCTGCTGCACGCGGTGCGCACCGGCGCGGTCGATCCGCTGGCGGGCAACGACGATGTCGATGTGCTCGGGCAAGGCGTGTCGTCGCAGGACGAAGCGCGGCGGTGGCTCGCTTCGCACATCGAGAGCACCGTGACGCCCGCGCTGCGCAACCTCGATGGCCGTGCCGACTTGGACGAGGTGACGGCACGGTTGCTGACCCGCCGTTCGCTGGCCGTCATCGGCCGGTTCGGGCTGCGCGGCGTGGCGGACGAGTCGGAGCTGTTGACGGCACTGGCGCACGACCTGGCCGCGCTCGCCGAGACCTACCCGGACACTGAGCGGGTGGTGCGGCATTGGCTGAACAGCGCCACCTTGACGGATCTGGCGGTGCTCAACGGGTCGGGTCTGCGCTACTTGGCCGAGGGCAAGGTGGCGGTGGCGCCGGTGCGCTACGAGGTGTCGAACCCGCTGCGCGAAGTGTCGGCGGACGGGGTGCCCGGGGTTCCGGTTCCGGTGTTGGACGAGGGTTGGTCGTTGCGGCCGGTCGCGCTGGAGTCGGAGGACGCCGCGCTCGTGCACCGCTGGATGAACGAGGATCACGTCGCGGTCAACTGGAACCAGGCGTGGTCGTTGCAGCGTTGGCGGGACGAACTGAGCTCGCAGCTCGGCGGCGAGCATTCGGTGCCGTGCATCGTGAGTCGCGACGGCCGCGAGGTCGCGTACGTGGAGCTGTACCGGGTGGTCCGAGACAAGCTCGCCGCCTGCTACCCGCTGCACCCGCGGGATCTCGGCGTGCACATCGCGATCGGGGAGAAGGACGCCATCGGCCGCGGTCTCGGTTCGTCCCTGCTGAACGCGGTTGCTCGCGGCCTGCTCGCTGCGGACCCGGAGTGTGTGCGCGTCGTCGCCGAACCCAATGTCCACAATGGAGCTTCGGTGGCGGCGTTCGGGAAGGCCGGCTTCGACCGGTCTCGCGAGGTGGGCCTGCCCGGCAAGAACTCCGCCCTCATGGTCCACACCCGCTGA
- a CDS encoding non-ribosomal peptide synthetase, translated as MPEPQGASLPLSAAQAGIWFAQALDRANPIYNTSEYVEIHGPVDPALFESALNTVLAEADTLRIHVVEAEDGPRQVIEPPWTSSLPVVDVSGAADPREDALRWMRGDLAEPVDLTVGGPEGRLFTAALLKLADDRWLWYQRIHHVAIDGYGFSIVLRRVAEVYTALAAGDEPGESPFAPLEALLDAERDYRASDKFERDAEFWRERFADRPETGTLSGRSGRTARTFLRRAADVDSDAADALAEAAQDSRTIWPDALIAGFAAYLHRVTGQREVVLGLPVMGRLGSAASRVPGMVVNVLPLRLAVAPDTTRDELIVQVAKAVRQVRKHQQYRGEDLRRDLRLLGTDRPLFGPMINVKAFDYDLCFGEHSATVHNLAAGPVDDLTVSVYTVGTGMRFEFDANPDLYTAEDIAAHQDRFVRFLSRFTEANGTVGEVDLLSAEERRLVLDEWNGGPVGADHTGLTLPDLFEEQVRRTPEAVALTWGDERITYTELDARANRLAHCLIDHGVGPEQLVALALPRSAELVVSVLAVLKAGAAYLPLDPGNPASRIAYIVADSEPAMLISDSEHHANLPADIPRLLLDEPAGAAEIAEHSQRDPRGGERGPLTADHAAYVIYTSGSTGKPKGVVIPHHNVVRLFTATDPWFSFGTEDVWTLFHSYAFDFSVWELWGALLHGGRLVVVPHEVSRSPEEFLGLLARERVTVLNQTPSAFYQLIEADRNAPELGRDLALRYVVFGGEALDLSRLDDWYARHPATPKLINMYGITETTVHVSYVELDPELVARRDGSLIGRGIPDLRVYLLDENLHPVPPGVIGELYIAGEGLARGYLGRRALTASRFVADPFGEKGARMYRSGDLARWRAGGLLEFVGRADHQVKIRGFRIELGEIEARLAAHPQVSQAAVVAREDQPGDHRLVGYAVSGAESAELRTHLAAELPDYMVPSAIVLLDAFPLTPNGKLDVKALPAPDFAPQAAGRGPRDSVESALCRLFGEVLGVPEVGIDDGFFDLGGHSLLATRLLSRVRAELGVEVSIRALFDHPTVAGLVRRMGPSLRPRPELRPRPRPDEVPLSFAQQRLWFLHRLEGPSATYNLPISVRLSGELDVAALRAALGDVVGRHESLRTVFPDRQGEPRQRVLEQGEPELTVIETTEAELDGELAASARHGFDLAQEPPLRTTLLRTGEREHVLLVLLHHIATDEWSMAPLLRDLAAAYAARRRGAEPDWPPLPVQYADYTLWQRELLGDEHDEHSLAARELAFWEDALAGLPDELALPADHQRPAVPSHRGGAVRFGFDAELHRDLRALATEHRASLFMVVQAGLAALLTRLGAGTDIPIGSPVAGRGDDRLDELVGFFVNSLVLRTDTSDEPTFAELLDRVRQSDLAAYDHAELPFERLAEVLNPSRSLARHPLFQVMLAYWGEAETVDAEFPGLDATVDTVDAGAAKFDLALSLREVPGGVEGVAQFSADLFETASVEALTARFVRLLTAAAAAPDTPIGDLDLLDAAERRRIFSWGDAMPDQDVRPATFPDLLDQRIAEHPDKTALVFEDTELSYAELGARVNALANLLVERGAEPGRIVGVMLPRSPELIIGLLAVLASGAAYLALDPDYPADRLEHMIDDAEPGLVLALSDRSPDNAPTVLLDSAEVRAALRAQPATTPPRKSTVDDPAYVIYTSGSTGRPKGVVVPHTGVAGLVATQSQRVGVTADSKVLQFASPSFDVAFWEMCMGLLSGGTLVVVPADRRVPGAPLADYARDHRVTHLAIGPSVMGMFPPDVDLPPNATLLCGAEKVPADLVERWSRDRRMLNCYGPTEATVNSTLWECEPDTGTSVPIGVPDPGTRLYVLDAALRPVPPGVVGELYVSGTGLAHGYLNRPSLTAERFVADPYGAPGARMHRTGDLVRWRSDGALDFAGRADDQVKIRGFRIEPGEIEAALARHPAVGQVATVVREDRPGDKRLIGYVVANEEVEQAELRAHVAESLPDYMVPAAIVFVDALPLMPNGKLDRAALPAPDLTAAVGSVVPRDPTEEVLCGLFAEVLELPRVGVHDSFFDLGGHSLLAARLIARIDEALGAKLNVGSLFAAPTVAGLGARVRTGGKGDALGILLPLRTEGDKEPLFCVHPAAGLAWPFSGLMKHIDPSRPLYGLQSRGLDEPAPVIDDLAAMAAEYLEHVREVQPHGPYHFLGWSFGGVIAHEMSTQLQDQGEQVRFLCMLDSYPKDVWDELPTEEEALKALLYMAGYDMSLLGEQPLRREQVMEILSAEGSALANLEEHTVKAIIDNFANCAVLENEADHDLFRGDVLFFTATVNPAKASLTSRMWEPYVDGVVENHDIACEHKDMTRPAPLAEIAAVVEDRLRDTEAFVPDPRRSSGP; from the coding sequence ATGCCGGAGCCTCAGGGCGCGTCGCTGCCGCTGTCCGCTGCGCAAGCGGGGATCTGGTTCGCGCAGGCGCTCGACCGCGCGAACCCGATCTACAACACCAGTGAGTACGTCGAGATCCACGGTCCGGTCGATCCGGCGCTGTTCGAATCCGCGCTGAACACGGTGCTCGCTGAGGCCGATACGCTGCGGATTCACGTGGTCGAGGCCGAGGACGGCCCGCGCCAGGTGATCGAGCCGCCGTGGACGTCGAGCCTGCCCGTCGTCGACGTCAGCGGTGCCGCGGATCCGCGGGAGGACGCGCTGCGGTGGATGCGCGGGGACCTCGCGGAGCCGGTGGACCTGACGGTCGGTGGCCCGGAGGGCCGGCTGTTCACAGCGGCCCTGCTGAAGCTGGCCGACGATCGCTGGCTCTGGTACCAGCGGATCCACCACGTGGCCATCGATGGCTACGGTTTCTCCATCGTGCTGCGCAGGGTCGCGGAGGTCTACACGGCGCTGGCGGCGGGCGACGAACCGGGCGAGTCCCCGTTCGCGCCGCTCGAAGCGTTGCTGGACGCAGAACGGGACTACCGGGCGTCGGACAAGTTCGAGCGGGACGCGGAGTTCTGGCGGGAGCGGTTCGCGGACCGCCCCGAAACGGGCACGTTGTCCGGCCGGTCCGGGCGGACGGCGCGCACGTTCTTGCGCCGCGCGGCGGACGTGGACTCCGATGCGGCCGACGCGCTGGCCGAGGCGGCGCAGGACAGCCGCACGATCTGGCCGGACGCGTTGATCGCCGGGTTCGCCGCCTACCTGCACCGGGTGACGGGGCAGCGGGAAGTCGTGCTGGGCCTGCCGGTGATGGGGCGGCTCGGTTCGGCCGCGTCCCGCGTGCCGGGCATGGTGGTGAACGTGCTGCCGCTGCGGCTCGCGGTCGCCCCGGACACGACTCGCGACGAGCTGATCGTGCAGGTCGCGAAGGCCGTGCGGCAGGTGCGCAAGCACCAGCAGTACCGGGGTGAGGACCTGCGCCGGGACCTGCGGTTGCTGGGCACGGACCGGCCGCTGTTCGGGCCGATGATCAACGTGAAGGCCTTCGACTACGACCTGTGCTTCGGCGAGCATTCGGCGACGGTGCACAACTTGGCCGCGGGGCCGGTCGACGACTTGACGGTGTCGGTGTACACGGTCGGCACCGGCATGCGGTTCGAGTTCGACGCGAACCCGGACCTCTACACCGCTGAGGACATCGCCGCGCACCAGGACCGGTTCGTGCGCTTCCTGAGCCGGTTCACCGAGGCGAACGGGACGGTCGGCGAGGTCGACCTGCTCTCCGCCGAGGAACGACGCCTGGTCCTGGACGAGTGGAACGGCGGCCCCGTCGGAGCCGACCACACAGGACTGACGCTGCCGGACCTGTTCGAGGAGCAGGTCCGCCGCACCCCGGAAGCGGTGGCGCTGACCTGGGGCGATGAGCGGATCACCTACACCGAGCTGGACGCGCGGGCGAACCGGCTGGCGCATTGCCTCATCGACCACGGCGTCGGCCCGGAACAGCTGGTGGCGCTGGCGTTGCCGCGTTCGGCGGAGCTGGTGGTCTCGGTGCTGGCGGTGTTGAAGGCGGGGGCCGCGTACCTGCCGCTGGACCCGGGGAATCCGGCGAGCCGCATCGCCTACATCGTCGCGGATTCCGAACCCGCGATGCTGATCAGCGACTCCGAGCACCACGCGAACCTGCCCGCCGACATTCCCCGGCTGCTGCTGGACGAGCCGGCGGGGGCCGCGGAGATCGCCGAGCATTCCCAGCGCGATCCGCGGGGTGGGGAACGCGGACCGCTGACCGCCGATCACGCCGCGTACGTCATCTACACCTCGGGTTCCACCGGCAAGCCGAAGGGCGTGGTGATCCCGCATCACAACGTGGTGCGCCTGTTCACCGCGACCGACCCGTGGTTCTCTTTCGGCACCGAGGACGTGTGGACGTTGTTCCACTCGTACGCCTTCGACTTCTCGGTGTGGGAGCTGTGGGGCGCGTTGCTGCACGGCGGCAGGCTGGTCGTGGTGCCGCACGAGGTGAGCCGGTCGCCGGAGGAGTTCCTGGGCCTGCTGGCGCGGGAGCGGGTCACGGTGCTCAACCAGACCCCGTCGGCGTTCTACCAGCTCATCGAGGCCGACCGGAACGCTCCGGAGCTGGGCCGCGACCTCGCGTTGCGGTACGTGGTGTTCGGTGGCGAGGCGTTGGACCTGTCCCGGCTCGACGACTGGTACGCGCGGCACCCGGCGACCCCGAAGCTGATCAACATGTACGGGATCACCGAGACGACCGTGCACGTGTCGTACGTGGAGCTCGATCCGGAGCTGGTCGCCCGTCGCGACGGGAGCCTGATCGGCCGCGGCATCCCGGACCTGCGGGTGTACCTGCTGGACGAGAACCTGCACCCGGTGCCGCCGGGTGTGATCGGTGAGCTCTACATCGCAGGGGAGGGTTTGGCGCGCGGCTACCTGGGGCGGCGGGCGCTGACGGCGTCCCGGTTCGTCGCCGACCCGTTCGGCGAGAAGGGCGCTCGGATGTACCGCTCCGGGGACTTGGCGCGGTGGCGTGCCGGGGGCCTGCTGGAGTTCGTCGGGCGGGCCGACCACCAGGTCAAGATCCGCGGTTTCCGCATCGAACTCGGTGAGATCGAGGCGCGTCTCGCGGCGCATCCGCAGGTTTCGCAGGCCGCGGTGGTGGCGCGCGAGGACCAGCCCGGTGATCACCGGCTGGTCGGCTACGCCGTGTCCGGGGCCGAGTCCGCGGAGCTGCGGACGCACTTGGCGGCGGAACTGCCGGACTACATGGTGCCGTCGGCGATCGTGCTGCTGGACGCATTTCCGTTGACGCCCAACGGGAAACTGGACGTGAAGGCGCTGCCTGCACCGGATTTCGCACCGCAGGCCGCGGGCCGGGGGCCGCGGGACTCGGTCGAGTCGGCGCTGTGCCGCCTGTTCGGCGAGGTGCTGGGCGTGCCGGAGGTCGGCATCGACGACGGCTTCTTCGACCTCGGCGGGCATTCGCTGCTGGCGACTCGGCTGCTGTCGCGGGTGCGCGCCGAACTCGGGGTGGAGGTCTCCATCCGCGCCTTGTTCGACCATCCGACGGTGGCGGGGCTGGTGCGGCGGATGGGGCCGAGCCTGCGGCCTCGCCCGGAATTGCGCCCGCGGCCCCGGCCGGACGAGGTGCCGCTGTCGTTCGCGCAGCAGCGGCTCTGGTTCCTGCACCGGCTGGAAGGGCCGAGCGCCACCTACAACCTGCCGATCAGCGTGCGCCTGTCCGGTGAGCTGGACGTGGCCGCGTTGCGCGCCGCGCTCGGTGACGTGGTGGGCAGGCACGAGAGCCTGCGCACCGTGTTCCCCGACCGCCAGGGCGAACCGCGCCAGCGCGTGCTGGAGCAGGGCGAACCGGAGCTGACGGTCATCGAGACGACCGAGGCGGAACTCGACGGCGAACTGGCCGCCTCCGCCCGGCACGGTTTCGACCTGGCGCAGGAGCCGCCGCTGCGCACCACGCTGCTGCGGACCGGCGAACGGGAGCACGTGCTGCTGGTGCTGCTGCACCACATCGCCACCGACGAGTGGTCGATGGCGCCGTTGCTGCGCGACCTCGCCGCCGCCTACGCCGCCCGGCGCCGAGGCGCCGAGCCGGACTGGCCTCCGCTGCCGGTGCAGTACGCGGATTACACGTTGTGGCAACGGGAACTGCTCGGTGACGAGCACGACGAGCACAGCCTCGCAGCTCGGGAACTGGCGTTCTGGGAGGACGCGCTGGCCGGGTTACCCGACGAGCTCGCGCTGCCCGCCGACCACCAGCGGCCCGCGGTGCCCAGCCACCGGGGCGGCGCCGTGCGGTTCGGTTTCGACGCGGAACTGCACCGCGATCTCCGCGCGCTGGCCACCGAACATCGGGCGAGCCTGTTCATGGTGGTGCAGGCCGGGCTGGCCGCGCTGCTGACCCGCCTCGGCGCGGGCACCGACATTCCCATCGGCTCCCCGGTCGCGGGGCGCGGGGACGACCGGCTCGACGAGCTCGTCGGGTTCTTCGTGAACAGCCTGGTGCTGCGCACCGACACCTCCGACGAACCCACGTTCGCCGAGCTGCTGGATCGGGTGCGCCAATCCGACCTGGCGGCCTACGACCACGCCGAGCTGCCGTTCGAGCGGCTCGCGGAGGTCCTCAACCCGTCGCGGTCCTTGGCCCGGCATCCGCTGTTCCAGGTGATGCTGGCCTACTGGGGCGAAGCGGAGACGGTCGACGCCGAGTTCCCCGGCCTCGACGCGACCGTGGACACGGTTGACGCGGGAGCCGCCAAGTTCGACTTGGCGTTGAGCCTGCGCGAGGTCCCCGGCGGAGTCGAAGGCGTCGCCCAGTTCAGCGCCGACCTGTTCGAAACCGCGAGCGTCGAGGCGTTGACCGCGCGGTTCGTGCGACTGCTCACCGCCGCCGCGGCGGCCCCGGACACCCCGATCGGTGATCTGGACCTGCTCGATGCGGCGGAGCGGCGGCGGATCTTCAGCTGGGGCGACGCGATGCCGGACCAGGACGTCCGGCCCGCGACCTTCCCCGACCTGCTCGACCAGCGGATCGCGGAGCATCCCGACAAGACCGCGCTGGTGTTCGAGGACACCGAACTCAGCTACGCCGAGCTCGGTGCCAGGGTCAACGCCCTGGCGAACCTGCTGGTGGAACGCGGTGCCGAGCCGGGCCGCATCGTCGGCGTGATGCTGCCGCGCTCGCCGGAGCTGATCATCGGGCTGCTGGCGGTGCTCGCCTCCGGTGCCGCTTACCTGGCGCTGGATCCCGACTACCCGGCCGACCGGCTGGAGCACATGATCGACGACGCCGAGCCGGGTCTGGTGCTGGCGTTGTCCGATCGGAGCCCGGACAACGCGCCGACCGTGCTGCTCGACAGCGCCGAGGTGCGCGCCGCGCTGCGAGCCCAACCGGCCACGACGCCCCCTCGGAAATCCACAGTGGACGACCCGGCGTACGTCATCTACACCTCCGGTTCCACCGGCAGGCCCAAGGGCGTCGTCGTGCCGCACACCGGCGTCGCAGGGCTCGTCGCCACCCAGTCCCAGCGGGTCGGCGTCACAGCCGACAGCAAGGTGTTGCAGTTCGCCTCGCCGAGCTTCGACGTCGCGTTCTGGGAGATGTGCATGGGGCTGCTCTCCGGCGGCACCCTCGTCGTGGTGCCCGCCGACCGGCGAGTGCCGGGGGCGCCGCTGGCCGACTACGCCCGCGACCACCGAGTCACCCACCTGGCGATCGGGCCGTCCGTAATGGGCATGTTCCCGCCCGACGTGGACCTGCCGCCGAACGCGACCTTGTTGTGCGGCGCGGAAAAAGTGCCCGCCGACCTGGTGGAACGCTGGTCGCGGGACCGCCGGATGCTCAACTGCTACGGCCCGACCGAAGCCACCGTGAACTCCACCTTGTGGGAGTGCGAACCGGACACCGGCACGTCGGTGCCGATCGGCGTCCCCGACCCGGGCACCCGGCTCTACGTGCTCGACGCCGCGCTGCGCCCGGTGCCGCCGGGAGTCGTCGGAGAGCTCTACGTCTCGGGAACCGGCCTCGCCCACGGCTACCTGAACCGGCCGTCGCTCACCGCCGAACGCTTCGTGGCCGACCCGTACGGCGCCCCCGGTGCGCGCATGCACCGCACCGGTGACCTGGTGCGGTGGCGCTCCGACGGGGCGCTGGACTTCGCCGGGCGGGCCGACGACCAGGTCAAGATCCGCGGATTCCGCATCGAACCCGGCGAGATCGAGGCCGCGCTCGCCAGGCACCCCGCCGTCGGCCAGGTCGCCACCGTCGTGCGCGAGGACCGGCCCGGCGACAAGCGCCTCATCGGCTACGTCGTCGCCAATGAAGAGGTGGAGCAGGCGGAACTGCGCGCGCACGTCGCCGAATCACTGCCGGACTACATGGTCCCCGCCGCGATCGTGTTCGTGGACGCGCTGCCGCTGATGCCGAACGGGAAGCTGGACCGGGCCGCGCTGCCCGCGCCGGACCTCACCGCCGCCGTCGGCTCCGTCGTGCCCCGCGACCCCACCGAAGAGGTGCTGTGCGGGCTGTTCGCGGAAGTGCTCGAACTGCCGCGCGTCGGGGTGCACGACAGCTTCTTCGACCTCGGCGGGCACTCGCTGCTCGCGGCGCGGCTCATCGCGCGCATCGACGAGGCGCTCGGCGCGAAGCTCAACGTCGGCAGCCTGTTCGCCGCCCCCACCGTCGCCGGGCTCGGCGCCCGCGTGCGCACCGGCGGCAAGGGCGACGCGCTGGGCATCCTGCTGCCGCTGCGCACCGAAGGCGACAAGGAACCGCTGTTCTGCGTGCACCCGGCGGCCGGGCTCGCGTGGCCGTTCTCCGGGCTGATGAAGCACATCGACCCGTCGCGCCCGCTCTACGGCCTCCAGTCGCGCGGCCTCGACGAACCGGCACCGGTGATCGACGACCTCGCCGCCATGGCCGCCGAATACCTCGAGCACGTCCGGGAAGTGCAGCCGCACGGGCCGTACCACTTCCTCGGCTGGTCCTTCGGCGGCGTCATCGCCCACGAGATGAGCACCCAGTTGCAGGACCAGGGCGAACAGGTCCGGTTCCTGTGCATGCTCGACTCGTACCCGAAGGACGTGTGGGACGAGCTGCCCACCGAGGAGGAAGCGCTCAAGGCGCTGCTGTACATGGCCGGGTACGACATGAGCCTGCTCGGTGAGCAACCGCTGCGCCGCGAACAGGTGATGGAGATCCTCTCAGCCGAGGGCAGCGCGCTGGCGAACCTCGAAGAGCACACCGTGAAGGCGATCATCGACAACTTCGCCAACTGCGCGGTGCTGGAGAACGAGGCCGACCACGACCTGTTCCGCGGTGACGTGCTGTTCTTCACCGCCACCGTGAATCCGGCGAAGGCCTCGCTCACCTCCCGGATGTGGGAGCCCTACGTGGACGGCGTCGTGGAGAACCACGACATCGCCTGCGAGCACAAGGACATGACCCGGCCCGCCCCGCTCGCCGAGATCGCGGCCGTCGTCGAAGATCGGCTGCGGGACACCGAAGCATTCGTCCCAGACCCGCGAAGGAGTTCCGGACCATGA
- a CDS encoding amino acid ABC transporter permease, with amino-acid sequence MSHLQAVPDAAQVAAEDTAPEVVPLRRPFRWVAAVLVLSVLGVAVFSIATNPNFQWSVVAAYFGTPAVLHGLWLTLWLTAVTMVLGFALGTVLAVMRLSGNPVLAGVSWGYIWFFRSVPVLVQLLFWFNIGALYPVIGFGEFSAPTVDLLGGVTTAVIGLVLHEAAYAAEVVRGGILSVDAGQSESAQALGMTRTRILRRIVLPQAMRAIVPPAANMLIGTLKGTSIVSVIAVHDLLYSVQLIYNRNYLVIPLLLVATVWYLIVTSLLTIGQFYVERHYSRGAQRESVPTPWQRFRSATTGGR; translated from the coding sequence ATGTCTCATCTGCAAGCCGTACCGGACGCCGCACAGGTCGCGGCGGAGGACACGGCCCCGGAGGTCGTCCCGCTGCGCCGCCCGTTCCGCTGGGTCGCGGCGGTGCTGGTGCTGTCGGTGCTGGGCGTCGCCGTGTTCTCGATCGCGACCAACCCGAACTTCCAGTGGAGCGTCGTCGCCGCCTACTTCGGCACGCCCGCCGTGTTGCACGGGCTGTGGCTGACGTTGTGGCTGACCGCGGTGACGATGGTGCTCGGATTCGCCCTCGGCACCGTGCTGGCGGTCATGCGGCTGTCCGGCAACCCGGTGCTGGCCGGGGTGAGCTGGGGATACATCTGGTTCTTCCGGTCCGTCCCGGTGCTCGTCCAGCTGCTGTTCTGGTTCAACATCGGCGCGCTGTACCCGGTGATCGGATTCGGGGAGTTCTCGGCGCCCACCGTCGATCTGCTCGGCGGTGTCACCACGGCGGTGATCGGCCTGGTGCTGCACGAAGCCGCCTACGCGGCGGAGGTGGTGCGCGGCGGGATCCTGTCGGTCGACGCCGGCCAGTCCGAGTCGGCGCAGGCGCTCGGGATGACCCGCACCCGCATCCTCCGGCGGATCGTGCTGCCGCAGGCGATGCGCGCGATCGTGCCGCCCGCGGCGAACATGCTGATCGGCACGTTGAAGGGCACCTCGATCGTCAGCGTGATCGCGGTGCACGACCTGCTGTACTCGGTGCAGCTGATCTACAACCGCAACTACCTGGTGATTCCGCTGCTGCTGGTGGCGACGGTCTGGTACTTGATCGTCACAAGCCTGCTGACGATCGGCCAGTTCTACGTCGAGCGGCACTATTCCCGTGGTGCGCAACGGGAATCGGTGCCGACGCCGTGGCAGCGATTCCGCAGCGCGACGACCGGAGGTCGATGA
- a CDS encoding ABC transporter substrate-binding protein, with amino-acid sequence MRSSSSPGSKQNWRAATAFALVLGTTLLAACGPVPDTSVAPGLDARADVVSGIQRSDAAATLLPASVRDVGALRVGRSIGSPPAGFYLEDNRTAVGLDVDITEAVARKLGLRVEAEEAAFETILPALGSGKYDAGTGNFGVTEERKKTIDFATYIQDGQGFAVRKGDAGGPITDVTQLCGRTVGTSKGTTFEATLNAQVHRCAEIGEPAYQVQVFSESSTLYSALSQHKIDAIMSTINGLRYASTQQPAVELRNEFRRLDVGFALAKGSPLAPALQAAVNELIRDGDYERILNKWGVAASAIPESQVSPAEIH; translated from the coding sequence ATGCGCAGTTCCTCCTCCCCCGGCTCGAAGCAGAATTGGCGTGCCGCGACCGCGTTCGCACTAGTGCTGGGCACGACGCTGCTCGCCGCCTGCGGCCCGGTTCCCGACACGTCGGTCGCGCCGGGGCTCGACGCGCGCGCCGACGTCGTCTCCGGGATTCAGCGAAGCGACGCCGCGGCGACCCTGCTGCCCGCTTCGGTCCGGGACGTCGGTGCGCTGCGCGTCGGCCGCTCGATCGGTTCGCCACCGGCCGGGTTCTACCTCGAGGACAACCGCACGGCCGTAGGCCTCGACGTCGACATCACCGAAGCGGTCGCCCGCAAGCTGGGGCTCCGCGTCGAAGCGGAAGAGGCCGCGTTCGAGACCATTCTTCCCGCACTGGGCAGCGGGAAGTACGACGCGGGCACCGGGAACTTCGGCGTCACCGAGGAGCGCAAGAAGACCATCGACTTCGCCACTTACATCCAGGACGGGCAGGGCTTCGCGGTCCGCAAGGGCGACGCCGGAGGACCGATCACCGACGTGACCCAGTTGTGCGGGCGCACCGTCGGCACCTCCAAGGGCACCACTTTCGAAGCCACCCTCAACGCGCAGGTCCACCGGTGCGCCGAGATCGGCGAGCCCGCCTACCAGGTGCAGGTGTTCTCGGAGAGCAGCACGCTGTATTCGGCGCTGAGCCAGCACAAGATCGACGCGATCATGAGCACCATCAACGGCCTGCGTTACGCGTCGACGCAGCAGCCTGCGGTGGAGCTGCGCAATGAGTTCCGCAGGCTCGACGTCGGTTTCGCCTTGGCGAAGGGCTCGCCGCTGGCTCCGGCATTGCAGGCCGCGGTGAACGAGCTGATCCGAGACGGCGACTACGAGCGCATCTTGAACAAGTGGGGCGTGGCCGCTTCGGCGATCCCCGAATCACAGGTCAGTCCGGCGGAGATCCACTAA